From the genome of Ralstonia insidiosa:
TCTTCGATCCCAACCCCAAATACAACCGGGTGATGTGGACCGAGCAAAAGGGGATGGACGATGAGCAATGACGTTAAGCCACTGCCGGCATACATGGTCGAAAGCTGGTTCATCGGCCTGCAGCGCGAGGTCAAGGCCAGCACGACCGCCAAGGTTGCAGAGCGCATGGGTGTCTCGCGGCCGACGCTCTCGATCCTGCTGAACGGACTCGGCGAGTACGGCAAGGGCACCGCCAGCACCGCCCGGATCGAGATGCGCTATCGCCAGGCATTCGAGCGCATCACGTGCACGTATGACGGCAAGCAGGTCGATATCGAGCACTGCCGCGAGAAGGCCCTGGGCAAGGCGCCGAATCACAACCCAATGAAGATGCACCACTGGCAAGCGTGCCAGGGCTGCCAGTACAAGCCGAAGCCGAAAGCACCGCCGCCAGTCGTCGTCAAGCGTGCGCCGAGCAAATCAGGCAAGCAGCCCGACATGCCGATGGCCGCATTGGACACCAAGACCCTGCCGCTGCCCGAAGTGGGCGGCCCCCAAGTCGACTTAACCGTTAAGGAGCCCTCGCAATGAAGCGCAATCAACGAACAGTGCCCCGGGCACTCCACGGCAGCCTGGTCGTCACCAAAGGCCCGCAATTCGACAACCTGGTCACGGCTGAGCTGCGCACCGGCCTGGCCCGCATTCGCAGCGAGGTTGCCGCTGCTGCCAAACGCCTGGCAGCGGAATGGAAGCTGATGCGGGAGCGCATGGCCATCCAACGCAAGCTGCGCCGCCAGACGAAAGAGCTGACGCGTGGAAACCGCGAGGTCGACTGGATGCGCGAAGAGCTGATGAAGGCCGAGCGCAATCAATCCGCCCTGGAGCTGTTGTACCGCCAGAACGAAGAGAAGCTGCTGGCGCGCCTCGCACAACTGGACCGGGGGCTGTGATGCGCAAGCGCATGACTATCCGCCAGTTTCTCCACACCCGCCTGGGCTTCGTCGTTTGGACGCTCGTGGTGGCTCTCCTGGCCTTCAACGCAGGTCAGATCTCAAACCAAGCGCAAGGCCATGTGTACAGCCAACCGCGCCCGACCGTCTGAAGGAGGGTTGATGCCACTTCCCTCATTTACTTGCCCGGTTTGCAGAAACCCGCTGTCTGTTGACGTGGTGTTCGCCCACGAAGGCGTGCGTGACGCGATCCTGCAACTGGTCAACGCCCACACGGACGGCGCCAAGCTGCTGCGTCCGCTGCTCGGCTACGTCGGCATGTTCGCGCCGGTCAAGACCGAAATGCGGTACGAGCGCGTTGCTTCGGTCCTGGCCGAGGTCGTTGCATCGATCAAGGCCGGCACGGTCCGCGACGTGCACGGCGTCACGCACCCGGCACCGCTCGACTACTGGCGCCAGGCGTTCGAGGAAATGGCCGCACGGCGTGACGCCGGGTCGCTGAAGCTGCCGCTGAAGTCGCACGGATACCTGCACACCGTTGTCGTCGGGCTGGCCAGCAAGGCAGCCGCGACGGCCGAGCAAAGGGCCGAAGCGCAGCGGGCTGGACACGCCGGCATGGGCACGCAACCGGAGCGCATGCGGGCCGTCACCGTTGAAACACCCCAACGTTCGGCTCCACCGGCCGACGTTCGTCAAAACCTATTGCGCGCGGCAGGGAGCCGGCGCGCACAACCTAGTGGGGAAACTCATGCTGACTAAAGAGCTGATCGCGGACATCGAGAAGCGCGCTTTCCAGCAGGCGTGCGGGGAGCCGATTGCCTGGACGCGCGAGCTGGAAGTAGTGGCATCGGGTTACTGCAAGTACCTGGCGGACGCCGCACACGAACCCGATTTGAATCCGCTGCAGGTCTGCCAGATGGTGGCCAGCGCTCTCGCGCTGGCGGTCTATGCCAGGAATATCGGCTGGATCTCCCATAAGGCATTCGACCAGGCCAGCACGTACGCAGCCGAGGTACGCCGCCGGTCTTTGAGCAAGTGGAAAGGACAAGTTGTGGTGGTGTCAGGCAAGGGCACAACAGCACATCACGCGCCGGCTTCCACGACCAAGCATTAACCCATCCATACCAGGAGTAATTCATGCCAACGCAACACAGCTCAGCTCACGCGGGCTATATGACCAACGCCCAGGGACACCTGGTGCCCAAGGAATTGGTTAAGCCCATCGACCTGGCGCGCGACCAACTGGTGCAGGAGCTGTTCCAGAAAGCCGAAGCCGAGCAGGAGGTTCTGCGCAAGATCAAGCAGGCTGCCTACCAGGACATCGAGGCATTTGTGGAGATGTCGGCCGAGGAGTACGGCGTCAAGCGCGGTGGCAAGAAAGGCAACGTGACGTTGCACAGCTTCGACGGCAAGTACAAGGTTCAGCTCTCGCGCGCCGAGAACCTGAAATTCGACGAGCGCCTGCAGGCGGCCAAGGCGATCATCGATGAGCTTCTGACCGAGTGGGCCGAGGGATCGCGCCCGGAGATTCAAGCCATCATCCAGCGCGCTTTCGACACCGACAAGGAAGGCGAACTGAACACCGGTCGCGTGCTGTCGCTGCGCAACTTGGACATCAAGGACGAGCGCTGGAAACAGGCCATGCAGGCCATTGGGGACAGCCTCCAGGTGGTCGGCACCAAGAGCTACGTGCGGTTCTACAAGCGCATTGAGGGCAGCGACGAGTACGAGGCGGTGCTGCTCGATATCGCCAAGGTCTGAGCGCGCGCAATGACTACGCCTAAGACTCTCCAGATCGCACTACTAGCTGTTGAAGATGGCAAGCCCATCGGCATCACTTGGAAAGACGGTGTGCGCCATTTGCCTGACGGGGACTACTTCCTCGTTACCGGCCAGCAAGCGGCAACGACTGAGTGGCAAGCGGCGATCGACAGCGCGAAGGCGGATGCCCTTTACGTCTTCAAGGACTCGTGCAACCACACACGCGACGCCATCGAATTTATGGCCGCCGTGATGAGTACAACCCGCGCCGGGTCGGCTTAACCCGGCAACCCAACCAACAAGGAAATCGAACCATGAACAAGCCTGATCTGATCGACCACATCACCGTCGCAACCGGCTGGACCAAGGCGGACGCGACCAAGGCGTTGGAGGCGACGCTGAGCGGTATCAAGGCCGGCCTAGCGAACGACGAGAACGTCACCCTGATTGGCTTCGGCACTTTCAGCGTAACCGAGCGCGCCGCACGTCTCGCACGCAACCCGCGCACGGGTGAAGAGATCGAGGTGGCAGCTGCGCGTGTTCCCAAGTTCAAACCTGGTAGCGACCTCAAGGCGCTGGTGAACTGACCCCACGCGACAAGCGAAACGCCCGCGTGAGCGGGCGTCTGCCCGGTGTGGTGACCAGGCACTGATGAGCAGCCAAATCAAAACCAACAGGGGGTGTTGGATGAGTTCTGAAGGGATCGTTCTGCTGGCCCACGTTCTTGCCAGCGCCGTGATCGTCCTGGCCTTCATCGAGCATCGTCGCGCTGAGCAGCATGGCGACGCGGAGGAATGAGCTGGATGGTCGATTTTTTCCGTTACGTCGCTTGGGCGTTCCTGATCGCGGCGACGGTTATCAACGTGTTCGCGGTCATGGCGGGACGGCCAGAAAAGGCAGCGACGAAAAGCAAAGGAGAGTGATGTGGCAAAACTGACCCGTGAGCAGATCATCGCTATTGAGGACGAACTGGCCGTTCCCTACGGAATGGTCCGTCTCATGTGCGACGGGTATCGGGTGGATATTCATGTCTCGCAAGTGAAACCACTCAAGTACGAATTGATGGTGTACGTCAACGGTGAGTGGAAGGGAAGCTGGGTCAAAGGCGACTGCGAAGAGGCCAAGCGCTTCATGCGCCCGATGCACCGTCACAAGTACACGACCGAATTCCGCACAGGGATGACTAAGGTCTACGGTGTACGTCGGGTGCGAAAAGAAATTCCAGACCTGGATGCCAAGGTCACCCACTACTCGCCGACCTGGTCCTCGGCCAAGCCGATGCTGCGGCATTTCGCCAAGACGTGCGGCGACATCCAACTGGTGTGCATCGGCTACCCGAAGCCCGAAGCGAAGGCGGCATAACCATGGCATCCCGCGCCAACCTGGCCAAGATCCACATTGCCCGAAAGCAGCTCGGCATGGATGAGGATACCTACCGCGCCATGCTGCAGTCGGTCGGCGGCGTTCAGTCGTCCAAAGACCTGGACGATGCCGGCGCCACCAAGGTGCTGGCGCACCTGCAGCGCTCGGGCTTCAAGCCGACCAAGCAGACCGGCCGCAAGCCGCGCATCGGTGGCGACCGTGCACGCCTGGTCGGCAAGATCGAGGCGCTGCTGGCCGACAGCGGCAAGCCGTGGGCCTACGCCGAGGCGATGGCCAAGCGCATGTTTAACGTCGACAAGCTGGAGTGGTGCGACCGCGATCAGCTCTGGCGCCTGACCGCCGCGCTCCAGATGAGCGCCAACCGAAACGGGTGATGCATGCAGCTTGAAAGCGTCCAGGGCCTGCTGCCCCGCGTGATTCACCAGGTGGTCGACGCCGTTGGCGCCGCCGCTGCGCTGCAGCTTGTCGAGACGTTCGGCGGTTCAACCTACCGCGTGCCTGTGCGCAAGAGCGCCGCAGGCGAAAAGCAGTTCCGCCTGGTTGCCGATGTGATCGGAGATGAAGCGGCCCTGCAGCTTGTCGGCAAGTTCGGCGGCCAGGAACTGTACTTCGCCAACTGTTCCGAGGCGCTGCGCGAGCTGCGCAACCGGGAGATCCGCGCGGAGTTCGACCGACTGACGCAGGTCGAGCGCATGGCTGCCATGCGCGCCGTAGCCCAGATGGCGCCGCGCTTTCGCAAGAGTGACCGCCAGATCTGGCGCATCCTGAACGAGACCGATAGAAGTGGTCCGGCGTCCAGCGCACAGAATGTGTTGTTTTAACGGTAAGTGGCACAATAGGCCGAAATTTCGGGAGGCCCTATGCAGCAACCGACACCACGCGATAACTACCAGGACGACGAGCCCGCTATGACCACGTATGTTGCGAGGCGCGGAAAGTCGGTCGCAAACGAGAAGCGTCCGATTTCAGGCGGCTATGAGTGGGCGATGTATCGCCGCGATCAGACGCGGGGGTACTGCTTTATCGCCGTCCAGTTCACCCAAGCTGATCTGTCCGACGTTCCTCGTCCGGTGCTGGCCGCACGCATCCGAGACGCGCGCACACAGATTCGCGCCTGGCGCAACGCATCAAACTGACCCGGCGTTCTTTACCTTCCCCGACAACAAGCCCCGCCAAGCGCGGGGCTTTGTCTTTGGTACTCCCTGACATCTGTCCAACTCCAGTCCCCACTACGCACGCGCGAGACTGCCGTGGAGTTGGACACATGTCAGGGAGTGAACCGTGCAACCACGTGGTATCCGCAACAACAACCCCGGCAACATCCGCTGGAAAGACGACTGGCAGGGCCTGATTCCGTCGCACATGCGCACGGACAAGGACTTTTGCCAGTTCTCCGAGCCGCGCTTTGGCATCCGTGCCATGGCGGTCGTGTTGCTCAACTACCGCAGCAAGACCGGCATGCCCGGCATCGGTGGCCCAGGTATCGACACGGTGCGCGAGGTGATTTCGCGCTGGGCA
Proteins encoded in this window:
- a CDS encoding HU family DNA-binding protein; the protein is MYGRRDEYNPRRVGLTRQPNQQGNRTMNKPDLIDHITVATGWTKADATKALEATLSGIKAGLANDENVTLIGFGTFSVTERAARLARNPRTGEEIEVAAARVPKFKPGSDLKALVN
- a CDS encoding structural protein P5, coding for MQPRGIRNNNPGNIRWKDDWQGLIPSHMRTDKDFCQFSEPRFGIRAMAVVLLNYRSKTGMPGIGGPGIDTVREVISRWAPPNENDTESYIAAVAQALAVHPDARIDLTDGGTLRCIVSGIIRHENGMQPYSAALIEEGVRLALATLK
- a CDS encoding Mor transcription activator family protein: MQLESVQGLLPRVIHQVVDAVGAAAALQLVETFGGSTYRVPVRKSAAGEKQFRLVADVIGDEAALQLVGKFGGQELYFANCSEALRELRNREIRAEFDRLTQVERMAAMRAVAQMAPRFRKSDRQIWRILNETDRSGPASSAQNVLF
- a CDS encoding gp16 family protein gives rise to the protein MASRANLAKIHIARKQLGMDEDTYRAMLQSVGGVQSSKDLDDAGATKVLAHLQRSGFKPTKQTGRKPRIGGDRARLVGKIEALLADSGKPWAYAEAMAKRMFNVDKLEWCDRDQLWRLTAALQMSANRNG
- a CDS encoding MarR family transcriptional regulator, which translates into the protein MSNDVKPLPAYMVESWFIGLQREVKASTTAKVAERMGVSRPTLSILLNGLGEYGKGTASTARIEMRYRQAFERITCTYDGKQVDIEHCREKALGKAPNHNPMKMHHWQACQGCQYKPKPKAPPPVVVKRAPSKSGKQPDMPMAALDTKTLPLPEVGGPQVDLTVKEPSQ
- a CDS encoding DUF3164 family protein, which encodes MPTQHSSAHAGYMTNAQGHLVPKELVKPIDLARDQLVQELFQKAEAEQEVLRKIKQAAYQDIEAFVEMSAEEYGVKRGGKKGNVTLHSFDGKYKVQLSRAENLKFDERLQAAKAIIDELLTEWAEGSRPEIQAIIQRAFDTDKEGELNTGRVLSLRNLDIKDERWKQAMQAIGDSLQVVGTKSYVRFYKRIEGSDEYEAVLLDIAKV